In one window of Armatimonadota bacterium DNA:
- the priA gene encoding primosomal protein N': protein ERSEPTETLPDVGQIVDPEFQLNADQNRAIERARAVIASGAFRALLLFGVTGSGKTEVYVHAIRAALAAGKQAVLLVPEIALTTQTVYRLAKRFERVCLLHSGLTATQRAASWRQIAAGQIGLVIGTRSAVFAPCKDLGLIVVDEEQEPSYKNIQVPRYHTRDVALKRGQLESVPVIVGSATPSLETWLNAERAGHYERIALPQRVRDLPLPHVTLVDMRAESAARKGIHLLSRQLEAQIGQALDASQQVILLLNRRGYANYLFCPSCQAVISCPQCKVNMTFHKTTGQAQCHHCSARFPVPAHCPHCSGRHRLVRFGMGTQRVEEELASKFPQARVARVDSDTMQRFTQYQQIIGDFEANRIHIIVGTQMIAKGLDFPFVSLVGVVNADTALAIPDFRAAERTFQLITQVAGRAGRGDVPGEVIVQSLNCDQPSVQAAMRQDYPRFAREELLLRRKVMLPPWGRLTRITLSDARQSRCREQAGLLAQNVRRLIERTGSKVQCIGPQTSPIERLRNQYRFDVLLLAPSAPAMQTLLAALRDDNLLRPRVRGIAIDVDPVVLL from the coding sequence CGAGCGCAGCGAGCCGACCGAAACATTGCCCGACGTCGGGCAAATCGTCGACCCGGAATTCCAGCTTAACGCCGATCAGAATCGGGCGATCGAGCGGGCCCGCGCGGTCATCGCGTCGGGTGCGTTTCGCGCCCTGCTGCTGTTCGGTGTGACCGGCAGCGGCAAGACCGAGGTGTACGTCCACGCCATTCGCGCCGCGCTGGCGGCTGGCAAACAGGCTGTATTGCTCGTACCCGAGATCGCCCTGACCACGCAGACCGTCTACCGACTCGCCAAACGGTTCGAGCGCGTGTGCCTGCTGCACAGCGGGCTGACCGCCACGCAGCGGGCCGCCAGTTGGCGACAGATCGCCGCCGGGCAGATCGGCCTGGTGATCGGCACGCGAAGCGCCGTCTTCGCCCCGTGCAAAGACCTGGGCCTGATCGTCGTCGACGAGGAGCAGGAGCCCAGCTACAAGAACATACAGGTGCCGCGCTATCACACGCGCGACGTGGCCCTGAAGCGCGGCCAGCTCGAGTCGGTGCCGGTGATCGTCGGATCGGCCACGCCCAGCCTGGAGACGTGGCTCAACGCCGAACGGGCCGGTCACTACGAGCGCATCGCCCTGCCGCAGCGGGTCCGCGACCTGCCGCTGCCGCACGTTACGCTGGTCGACATGCGGGCCGAGTCGGCCGCACGCAAGGGCATCCACTTACTGTCGCGCCAGCTTGAAGCGCAGATCGGCCAGGCGCTCGACGCCAGCCAACAGGTGATTCTGCTGTTAAACCGGCGCGGTTACGCCAACTACCTGTTCTGCCCGAGTTGCCAGGCCGTGATCAGCTGCCCGCAGTGCAAGGTGAACATGACGTTTCACAAGACGACCGGCCAGGCGCAGTGTCATCATTGCTCGGCCCGTTTCCCCGTGCCCGCGCATTGCCCGCACTGCAGCGGCCGGCACAGGCTTGTACGCTTCGGCATGGGTACTCAGCGCGTCGAGGAGGAGCTGGCGAGCAAGTTCCCGCAGGCCCGCGTCGCTCGCGTCGACAGCGACACCATGCAGCGATTCACGCAGTATCAACAGATCATCGGCGACTTCGAGGCCAATCGCATCCACATCATCGTCGGCACGCAGATGATCGCCAAAGGGCTCGACTTTCCGTTCGTGTCGTTGGTGGGAGTGGTCAATGCCGACACGGCGCTGGCGATTCCCGACTTTCGTGCAGCCGAGCGAACGTTCCAACTCATCACGCAGGTGGCCGGCCGCGCCGGGCGGGGCGACGTGCCGGGTGAGGTGATCGTGCAAAGCCTCAACTGCGATCAGCCGTCGGTGCAGGCCGCCATGCGGCAGGACTATCCGCGATTTGCCCGCGAGGAGCTGCTGCTGCGTCGCAAGGTCATGCTGCCGCCGTGGGGACGGCTGACGCGCATCACGCTGTCCGACGCGCGGCAGTCTCGCTGCCGCGAACAGGCCGGACTGCTCGCGCAGAACGTTCGCAGGCTCATCGAGCGCACCGGCTCGAAGGTTCAATGCATCGGCCCGCAGACCAGCCCGATCGAACGCCTGCGAAACCAGTATCGCTTCGACGTGCTGCTTCTGGCCCCGTCGGCGCCGGCGATGCAGACGTTGCTGGCCGCCCTTCGCGACGACAACCTGCTCCGGCCCCGCGTCCGCGGCATCGCTATCGACGTCGACCCCGTGGTGCTGCTATAG
- a CDS encoding DUF4127 family protein: MIKRPLFALLPLDDRPPNLQFPRRLAAVGGLRLLLPPRRLLGRFLRPGDAEALWRWLAEAAGDADAVIVSCDMLAYGGLIAARTTDVSEDTTVARGQRLRQLKDRFRALRIYAFAVIPRLGLTVSSPKLLELGPALARCNELTHRRETLDEQERAELSRVSAMLPLELVAGHAAMRRRNLAVNKGLVSLVEAGVVDSLVLAQEDAATTGPHIAEQAELGEEARRLSVADAVHIYPGADEVGMTLLARAAAEKLGLAGRIQFQLMDVYELTSLKQMFDLVLFLGVFYHLRYPLLGLDIVTSVTRTTLFVQTLTMPQHGRIECP; the protein is encoded by the coding sequence GTGATCAAGCGCCCGCTGTTTGCCCTGCTGCCGCTGGATGATCGGCCACCCAACCTTCAGTTTCCCCGCCGTCTCGCCGCGGTGGGAGGTCTTCGCTTGCTGCTACCCCCGAGGCGGCTGCTCGGGCGCTTTCTGCGACCGGGCGACGCGGAGGCGTTGTGGCGCTGGTTGGCAGAAGCCGCAGGCGATGCCGATGCCGTCATCGTTTCGTGCGACATGCTGGCCTATGGCGGGCTCATTGCGGCCAGGACGACCGACGTGTCCGAAGACACGACGGTCGCGCGAGGCCAACGGCTGCGCCAACTCAAGGACCGATTCCGTGCGCTGCGCATCTACGCGTTCGCGGTCATCCCGCGGCTGGGGCTAACGGTATCATCGCCCAAGCTGTTGGAACTCGGCCCGGCGCTGGCCCGCTGCAACGAGTTGACCCATCGCCGCGAGACGCTCGACGAGCAGGAGCGCGCTGAGCTGTCGCGAGTCAGCGCGATGCTGCCGCTCGAACTGGTGGCGGGACACGCTGCCATGCGCAGACGCAACCTTGCAGTGAACAAGGGGCTCGTGTCACTGGTTGAGGCGGGGGTTGTGGATTCCCTGGTTCTCGCCCAGGAGGATGCCGCCACGACCGGGCCACACATCGCCGAGCAGGCAGAGCTGGGCGAGGAAGCGCGGCGGCTGAGCGTCGCGGATGCGGTGCACATCTACCCGGGCGCGGATGAGGTCGGGATGACTTTGCTGGCCCGCGCCGCCGCCGAGAAGCTCGGGCTGGCGGGCCGGATTCAATTTCAATTGATGGATGTCTACGAGCTGACGTCTCTGAAGCAGATGTTCGATCTGGTCCTGTTCCTCGGAGTTTTCTATCACCTGCGCTACCCTCTGCTGGGGTTGGATATCGTGACCTCGGTGACGCGGACGACCCTGTTCGTTCAAACCTTGACCATGCCGCAGCACGGGCGGATCGAGTGCCCGGA
- a CDS encoding J domain-containing protein translates to MKKDQPDYYTVLGVQRDASLKAIKQAYRDLVRRHHPDAAGDSAEARQQFDRLQEAYEVLSDPTKRSSYDATLPPRKYPMAELDAQGLWREAADLIFERSDSFTSLLQTMRVAVPIALEGNLLVVGVAGKDQYLSGHLEIPANRYRIVEAMREVSGQEIEYRLIEGTTEEDWAWVKRGEGRRAGSEPPSTAATGEAAPAPEKAEGEERVRVAEAPRVTAWDLLGRKIHNTWGGTPNRQHPLTRAEFLLTALDWILETSKEATEDGMQPDTIRREVGRAVERVAQLLDVPPTTVAMELVRGQRRRRSR, encoded by the coding sequence ATGAAGAAGGATCAGCCGGACTATTACACGGTGCTCGGCGTCCAGCGGGATGCGTCACTGAAGGCGATCAAGCAGGCATACCGCGATCTGGTGCGGCGCCATCACCCCGACGCGGCCGGCGACAGCGCCGAGGCGCGGCAGCAGTTCGACCGCCTTCAGGAGGCCTATGAGGTCCTGTCCGATCCCACCAAGCGCTCCAGTTACGACGCGACGCTGCCGCCGCGCAAGTATCCCATGGCCGAACTCGATGCGCAAGGCCTGTGGCGCGAGGCCGCCGACCTCATCTTCGAGCGCTCGGACAGCTTCACCAGCCTGCTTCAGACGATGCGCGTGGCGGTGCCGATAGCCCTGGAAGGGAACCTGCTAGTCGTCGGCGTGGCGGGCAAGGACCAGTACCTCTCCGGCCACCTCGAGATCCCGGCGAACCGGTATCGCATCGTCGAGGCAATGCGCGAGGTGTCGGGGCAAGAGATAGAGTACCGGCTCATCGAGGGCACGACGGAGGAGGACTGGGCATGGGTCAAGCGGGGCGAAGGGCGCCGCGCCGGATCTGAGCCACCGTCCACAGCCGCGACGGGCGAAGCCGCACCCGCTCCCGAGAAGGCCGAGGGGGAAGAGCGAGTGCGCGTCGCCGAGGCTCCGCGAGTGACCGCGTGGGACCTCCTGGGGCGCAAGATCCACAATACGTGGGGCGGCACGCCGAACCGCCAGCATCCGCTCACGCGCGCTGAGTTCCTACTTACTGCCCTGGACTGGATCCTCGAGACCTCTAAGGAAGCGACCGAGGACGGCATGCAGCCCGACACCATTCGCCGCGAGGTCGGGCGCGCAGTCGAGCGGGTTGCGCAACTGCTGGACGTTCCGCCGACGACGGTGGCCATGGAACTCGTCCGCGGCCAGCGCCGGCGCAGGTCGCGCTGA
- a CDS encoding ribonuclease H-like domain-containing protein, with the protein MTTALRQQISHLQRNRAPAAGGRAPARQAKSRHVVSALDAQVAATGHGQLLVWEKPLSEVWSYGEVVARNLWQALDGAWSLPQAPAGLEPLVEADLEGIGWLDIESAGFMGRPIFLIGVMRPRGDDLVITQFLAADYSQERALLAHCAEATEDLQVLVTFNGKCFDLPFLRDRMTYHRVSRRLEVELVDLLWPARRRWRGVLPDCRLQTLERHLCRRARPGDIPSALIPERYHEFVRTQDASLIAPIMRHNRLDLLTMAELAALLLAGEAAPAPENQRGGSHAVKAG; encoded by the coding sequence ATGACCACGGCACTCCGTCAGCAGATATCGCATCTCCAGCGCAACCGCGCCCCTGCGGCGGGTGGGCGAGCGCCTGCCCGGCAGGCGAAGTCCAGGCACGTCGTCTCGGCCCTGGACGCGCAGGTCGCGGCGACCGGCCACGGGCAATTGCTGGTCTGGGAGAAGCCGCTGTCCGAGGTGTGGTCGTACGGCGAGGTCGTGGCGCGGAACCTGTGGCAGGCATTGGACGGCGCGTGGTCGCTGCCGCAGGCGCCCGCCGGGCTGGAACCGCTGGTCGAGGCGGACCTCGAAGGCATCGGATGGCTGGACATCGAGAGCGCCGGCTTCATGGGGCGTCCGATCTTCCTGATCGGAGTGATGCGGCCGCGCGGAGACGATCTGGTCATCACGCAGTTCCTGGCGGCGGACTATTCGCAGGAACGGGCGCTGCTGGCGCACTGCGCTGAAGCGACGGAGGACCTGCAGGTACTCGTCACCTTCAACGGGAAGTGTTTTGACCTGCCTTTCCTGCGCGACCGGATGACATATCACCGGGTGTCGCGACGGCTCGAAGTGGAGTTGGTGGATCTGCTGTGGCCGGCGCGCAGGAGGTGGCGCGGCGTCCTGCCGGATTGCCGCCTGCAAACGCTGGAGCGGCACCTGTGCCGCAGGGCTCGCCCGGGGGACATCCCGAGCGCGCTGATACCGGAACGCTATCATGAGTTCGTGCGCACGCAGGATGCGAGCCTGATTGCGCCGATCATGAGGCACAATCGGCTCGACCTGCTGACGATGGCCGAGTTGGCAGCGCTGTTGCTGGCGGGCGAAGCCGCGCCCGCCCCGGAAAATCAGCGCGGCGGATCGCATGCGGTGAAAGCGGGATGA
- a CDS encoding DEAD/DEAH box helicase → MTSTVTDFGEYLRSLTDDAARIAHVERLPAREAQFAELSPPLPPEVRQALADQGIDRLYIHQVAAIERLRAGDNIVVVTSTASGKTLCYNLPVLERLLDDPEAKAFYLFPTKALAQDQLRGLRRFGESAPRIKDVLACGTYDGDTPATTRRRLRNDANIILTNPDMLHQGVLPYHSRWARFFSDLRYVVVDEIHSYRGIFGSHVANVLRRLRRICDHYGARPQFICCSATIANPVELAERLIGLPVVAVDRDGSPRGPKTFLLWNPPHIDLARMERRSSHEEAKELLVALMRKHVQTIAFTKTRVAAELLFRYTQESLERRSPKLAHALRPYRAGYLPEERREIERQLFSGELMGVTSTNALELGIDVGSLDASIIVGYPGTIASTWQQAGRAGRGAEEALAVLVAYNDPIDQYLMRHPQYFFGRSPENAVVDPENAYVLASHLRCAAFELPLKVDDERYFGELTSSIAHILQDVGHVQRIDGDWYWASTDYPAAQVNLRTSSDDTFTIMDASDKNRVIGVVDAISAPELVYPGGIYLHQGDTYFVRDLDLEARAAYVEPQVVDYYTQAILDAHIRAGEAEQQRDWRGWRICHGPATVTWATTAFKKIKFYSLDSIGYGKLDLPPQHLDTVSTWLIPDAATIAEVRGHGRKFVEGLVGIRNVLVHVLPLFAMCDRTDLGGLVDSSNTGTPTIFLYDRYPGGLGFAEKGFAMVEEMMRACLALIRECECEQGCPSCVGLPVTQPPQHWDPDTSGGYPMPDKEAALVILHRLLGEEPYVPQRPQSSAGPSRASDDVPDEAVTRKIAERARKAGKRRRIGIPPPGEKASSGE, encoded by the coding sequence ATGACCAGTACTGTCACGGATTTCGGTGAGTACCTCCGCTCGCTGACCGACGACGCGGCGCGCATCGCCCACGTCGAGCGGTTGCCCGCGCGAGAGGCGCAGTTCGCGGAGCTAAGCCCTCCCCTGCCCCCCGAAGTGCGGCAGGCGCTCGCCGACCAGGGCATTGACCGCCTGTACATTCACCAGGTTGCGGCCATCGAACGCCTGCGCGCCGGTGACAACATCGTCGTCGTCACCTCGACCGCGAGCGGCAAGACGCTGTGCTACAATCTGCCCGTGCTCGAGCGCCTGCTCGACGACCCCGAGGCGAAGGCGTTCTATCTGTTCCCCACAAAGGCGTTGGCTCAGGACCAGCTTCGCGGCTTGCGGCGCTTCGGCGAGAGCGCGCCGCGCATCAAGGACGTCCTGGCGTGCGGGACGTATGACGGCGATACGCCCGCCACGACACGCCGCCGCCTGCGCAACGACGCGAATATCATCCTCACCAACCCGGACATGCTGCACCAAGGCGTCCTCCCGTACCACAGCCGCTGGGCGCGATTCTTCTCCGACCTGCGCTACGTCGTGGTGGACGAGATTCACTCCTACCGGGGCATCTTCGGCTCCCACGTCGCCAACGTGCTGCGGCGGCTGCGGCGCATCTGCGATCACTACGGCGCACGCCCGCAGTTCATCTGCTGCTCGGCGACCATCGCCAACCCCGTCGAGCTTGCGGAGCGCTTGATCGGCCTGCCCGTCGTCGCCGTGGACCGGGACGGTTCACCGCGCGGGCCGAAGACGTTCCTGCTGTGGAACCCGCCGCACATTGACCTCGCGCGCATGGAGCGGCGATCGAGCCATGAGGAGGCGAAGGAACTTCTGGTCGCGCTCATGCGCAAGCACGTGCAGACCATTGCCTTCACCAAGACGCGTGTGGCGGCGGAGCTGCTGTTCCGCTACACGCAGGAATCGCTCGAGCGCCGCTCACCGAAGCTCGCGCACGCGCTGCGCCCGTATCGCGCGGGGTATCTCCCCGAGGAACGCCGCGAGATCGAGCGTCAGCTCTTCTCCGGTGAGTTGATGGGGGTGACGAGCACCAATGCGCTGGAGCTGGGGATTGACGTCGGCTCGCTCGATGCGAGCATCATCGTCGGCTACCCCGGCACCATCGCCAGCACCTGGCAGCAGGCGGGCAGAGCCGGGCGAGGAGCGGAGGAGGCCCTGGCGGTCCTGGTGGCCTACAACGATCCGATTGACCAGTATCTGATGCGCCACCCCCAGTACTTCTTCGGCCGCTCGCCGGAGAACGCGGTGGTTGATCCGGAGAACGCATACGTGCTTGCCAGCCACCTCCGGTGCGCCGCCTTCGAACTGCCGTTGAAAGTTGACGACGAGCGCTACTTCGGCGAGCTGACCTCCTCGATCGCCCATATTCTGCAGGATGTCGGCCACGTGCAGCGCATTGACGGCGACTGGTACTGGGCGAGCACAGACTACCCCGCGGCGCAGGTCAACCTGCGCACGTCCTCCGACGATACCTTCACGATCATGGACGCGTCCGACAAGAACCGCGTCATCGGCGTGGTGGATGCCATCAGCGCGCCGGAGTTGGTCTATCCCGGCGGCATTTACCTGCATCAGGGCGACACGTATTTCGTGCGCGACCTCGATCTCGAGGCGCGCGCGGCGTACGTCGAGCCGCAGGTTGTGGACTACTACACGCAGGCGATCCTCGACGCCCACATTCGCGCGGGGGAAGCGGAGCAGCAGCGCGACTGGCGCGGCTGGCGGATATGCCACGGCCCGGCGACGGTCACCTGGGCGACGACGGCGTTCAAGAAGATCAAGTTCTACTCCCTTGACTCCATCGGCTACGGCAAGCTGGATCTGCCCCCACAGCACCTCGACACGGTGTCCACCTGGCTCATCCCCGACGCGGCGACGATCGCGGAGGTGCGCGGGCATGGGCGGAAGTTCGTCGAGGGACTCGTTGGCATCCGCAATGTCCTGGTTCACGTCTTGCCGTTGTTCGCGATGTGCGACCGCACCGATCTCGGCGGCCTGGTGGACAGCAGCAACACGGGGACGCCGACGATATTCCTCTACGATCGTTACCCGGGCGGCCTCGGGTTTGCCGAGAAGGGCTTCGCGATGGTCGAGGAGATGATGCGGGCGTGCCTGGCGCTGATACGCGAATGCGAGTGCGAGCAGGGATGCCCGTCGTGCGTCGGGCTGCCCGTGACTCAGCCGCCGCAGCATTGGGATCCCGACACAAGCGGAGGCTACCCAATGCCCGACAAGGAGGCCGCGCTGGTGATCCTGCATCGGCTCCTGGGCGAGGAACCTTATGTGCCGCAGCGTCCGCAGTCATCCGCCGGGCCGTCTCGCGCCTCCGATGATGTGCCGGATGAGGCCGTGACGCGCAAGATCGCCGAGCGCGCGCGCAAGGCCGGCAAGCGGCGGCGCATCGGTATCCCGCCGCCGGGCGAGAAGGCTTCCTCCGGGGAGTGA
- a CDS encoding DUF2284 domain-containing protein, with the protein MTPTAKSRRKRQTTKEAKLERLRRLAKRWGAADVKVIGPDTVFTGTWVRLKCQYGCGGWGGCLTCPPHSPTPETTRKLLDEYSTILLVHLGQWGSVREIIPKLERAAFLDGFYKAFGIAAGPCRLCDDCDLESCVHPREARPSMEASGIDVYKTARTNSFPIEVCRTRECEQNYYGLVLVE; encoded by the coding sequence ATGACACCTACTGCGAAGAGTCGGCGCAAGCGACAGACGACGAAGGAAGCCAAACTCGAGCGGCTCCGCCGCCTGGCCAAGCGCTGGGGCGCGGCGGACGTCAAAGTGATCGGGCCGGATACGGTATTCACCGGCACGTGGGTGCGGCTGAAGTGCCAGTACGGCTGCGGCGGGTGGGGCGGCTGCCTGACTTGTCCGCCGCATTCGCCGACACCGGAGACGACGCGGAAGCTGCTCGACGAGTACTCGACGATCCTGCTCGTCCACCTGGGGCAGTGGGGCTCGGTGCGCGAGATCATACCAAAGCTGGAGCGCGCAGCGTTTCTCGACGGATTCTACAAGGCCTTCGGCATCGCCGCCGGGCCGTGCCGCTTATGCGATGACTGCGACCTCGAATCCTGCGTGCACCCGCGCGAGGCCCGGCCTTCGATGGAGGCATCCGGGATAGACGTGTACAAGACGGCCCGCACCAACAGTTTCCCCATCGAGGTGTGTCGCACGCGCGAGTGCGAGCAGAACTACTATGGGCTCGTGCTGGTCGAGTGA
- the rsmI gene encoding 16S rRNA (cytidine(1402)-2'-O)-methyltransferase, which yields MNRAQTAGALYVVGTPIGNLEDVTLRALRVLREVDLIAAEDTRVTRKLLARHDIHTPVTSYHENSPPSKLRSLVKRLGEGASIAVVSDAGMPGISDPGADLIAACVAAEIPVVAIPGPTALMTALVLSGLPTDRVVYHGFLPNRRQARRKALEELRERTETMVFYEAPHRIKACLEDMHEILGDRRAAAARELTKVYEEVVRGRLSDLSERFATHRPRGEITLIIEGAAQGGSESAPPVEDAVTAVRQLVREGTSLRDATRIVAESTGQSRRTLYQAALDADVTRRIEND from the coding sequence GTGAACCGCGCCCAAACTGCCGGCGCGCTCTATGTCGTCGGCACGCCCATCGGCAACCTCGAGGACGTCACGCTGCGGGCTCTGCGCGTCCTGCGCGAGGTTGACCTCATCGCCGCCGAGGACACCAGGGTCACGCGGAAGCTGCTCGCCCGCCACGATATTCACACCCCCGTCACCAGTTACCACGAGAATAGCCCCCCATCGAAGTTGCGGTCGCTCGTGAAGCGGCTTGGAGAAGGCGCGAGCATCGCGGTCGTGTCCGACGCCGGCATGCCGGGTATCAGCGATCCCGGGGCAGACCTCATCGCGGCATGTGTCGCAGCCGAGATACCGGTGGTTGCCATCCCCGGCCCGACGGCGCTGATGACGGCGCTCGTCCTGTCGGGGCTTCCGACTGATCGGGTCGTCTACCACGGGTTTCTCCCCAACCGGCGACAGGCGCGGCGCAAGGCGCTGGAGGAACTGCGCGAACGCACGGAAACGATGGTCTTCTACGAGGCGCCGCACCGGATCAAGGCATGCCTTGAGGACATGCACGAGATCCTCGGCGACCGGCGGGCGGCCGCCGCGCGTGAACTGACCAAGGTCTACGAGGAGGTGGTTCGTGGGCGGCTGTCGGATCTCTCCGAACGTTTCGCCACGCACCGGCCGCGCGGCGAGATCACGTTGATCATCGAAGGTGCCGCACAAGGCGGCTCCGAGAGCGCGCCGCCCGTCGAAGACGCGGTGACGGCGGTGCGTCAGTTGGTGCGGGAGGGGACGTCGCTGCGCGACGCCACGCGGATTGTGGCGGAATCAACGGGTCAGTCGCGGCGCACGCTCTACCAAGCGGCGCTGGATGCTGACGTGACTCGACGGATCGAGAATGACTGA
- a CDS encoding site-specific DNA-methyltransferase, producing the protein MTERKRRSTTARPRANRLDGKTWTRNSISVWSDLRKTPEELRLKHPALFPAALASRIIECFAAPGDKVVLDPFAGLGSTIIAAAQAGLEGVGVELNRDFADVALQRLAAVVGEDGPAPLLHVADARKLPQYVEPESVDLVITSPPYWDILTRRRSADRKAIRNYGKAAADIGRITAYEDFLDALQEVFAQVFAALRPGKYCVPIVMDLRKHGRFYPFHADLSERLESIGFIYDDMIIWDRRQEYNNLRPLGYPSVFRVNKVHEFVLIFRKPAAQRAAD; encoded by the coding sequence ATGACTGAACGCAAACGCCGATCAACAACGGCCAGGCCTCGCGCCAATCGTCTTGACGGCAAGACCTGGACGCGCAACTCGATCAGCGTGTGGAGCGACCTCCGCAAGACGCCGGAGGAACTACGACTCAAGCACCCCGCACTGTTTCCCGCCGCGCTGGCGAGCCGGATTATCGAGTGCTTCGCTGCGCCCGGTGACAAGGTCGTGCTCGACCCCTTCGCCGGCCTCGGCTCGACCATCATCGCCGCCGCGCAGGCGGGGTTGGAGGGGGTCGGCGTTGAGTTGAACCGCGACTTCGCAGATGTCGCTCTGCAACGGCTGGCCGCGGTCGTCGGGGAGGATGGCCCGGCCCCGTTGCTTCACGTCGCCGATGCGCGCAAGTTGCCGCAGTACGTGGAGCCGGAGTCGGTTGATCTCGTTATCACCTCGCCTCCGTACTGGGATATCCTGACGCGCCGGCGCAGCGCGGACCGCAAGGCCATTCGCAACTACGGCAAGGCGGCGGCCGACATCGGCCGCATCACCGCCTATGAGGATTTCCTCGACGCGTTGCAGGAGGTCTTCGCGCAGGTCTTTGCCGCGCTGCGGCCCGGCAAGTACTGCGTGCCGATCGTGATGGATCTCCGCAAGCACGGCCGGTTCTATCCCTTCCACGCCGACCTCTCCGAGCGCCTCGAGTCCATCGGTTTCATCTACGACGACATGATCATCTGGGACCGGCGTCAGGAATACAACAACCTCCGCCCCCTCGGTTATCCCTCGGTGTTCCGCGTCAACAAGGTGCACGAGTTCGTCCTCATCTTCCGCAAGCCGGCGGCGCAGCGCGCCGCGGATTAG
- a CDS encoding isocitrate/isopropylmalate dehydrogenase family protein, whose protein sequence is MPYRVTLIPGDGTGPELIEQARRAIEATGAQMEWEVVEAGADVMDKYGTPLPDQVLESIGRTGVALKGPVTTPIGTGFRSVNVALRQRLNLYACVRPCKYYPGIRSHYRDVDLVVVRENTEDLYAGVEFDLGSDAAKQIIEMSGGKIAPDSAISIKPISETGSRRIVRFAFDYAVVNHRRKVTAVTKANIMKFSDGLFFRVAREVAAEYEGKVEYEERLIDNMCMQLVQKPELYDVLVLPNLYGDIVSDLAAGLVGGLGVAPGANIGDRAVVFEAIHGSAPKYKGMNKVNPTALILCGAMLLRHLGEMGAAERLEAATAAVIAEGTDVTYDMKPDRDDPTAVGTKEMTDAIIARL, encoded by the coding sequence TTGCCGTATCGTGTCACCCTCATCCCCGGCGACGGCACCGGCCCCGAGCTGATCGAGCAGGCCCGCCGCGCCATCGAAGCGACCGGCGCGCAGATGGAATGGGAGGTCGTCGAGGCCGGCGCCGACGTCATGGACAAATACGGCACTCCGCTGCCGGACCAGGTCCTCGAATCCATCGGACGCACCGGCGTCGCCCTCAAGGGCCCGGTGACGACTCCGATCGGCACCGGCTTCCGCTCCGTCAACGTCGCGCTGCGCCAGCGGCTGAATCTCTACGCTTGCGTGCGGCCGTGCAAGTATTACCCCGGCATCCGCTCGCATTATCGCGACGTGGATCTCGTCGTCGTGCGCGAGAACACCGAAGACCTCTACGCCGGAGTGGAGTTCGACCTCGGCTCGGACGCGGCGAAGCAGATCATCGAGATGTCGGGCGGGAAGATCGCGCCGGACTCGGCGATCTCGATCAAGCCGATCTCGGAAACTGGCAGCAGGCGCATCGTTAGGTTTGCTTTCGACTACGCGGTTGTCAATCATCGGCGCAAGGTCACGGCCGTGACCAAGGCTAACATCATGAAGTTCAGCGACGGGCTGTTCTTCCGCGTCGCGCGCGAGGTCGCGGCAGAATACGAGGGCAAGGTCGAGTACGAAGAGCGGTTGATCGATAACATGTGCATGCAGTTGGTGCAGAAGCCGGAGCTGTACGACGTGCTTGTGCTGCCGAATCTATACGGCGACATCGTGTCCGACCTCGCGGCGGGGCTAGTGGGCGGCCTGGGGGTTGCCCCCGGCGCGAATATCGGCGACCGAGCGGTGGTGTTCGAGGCAATTCACGGCTCGGCGCCCAAGTACAAGGGGATGAACAAGGTCAACCCGACCGCGCTGATACTGTGCGGTGCGATGCTGCTGCGGCACCTCGGCGAGATGGGTGCTGCGGAGCGGCTCGAGGCCGCAACCGCCGCCGTTATCGCCGAGGGCACGGACGTCACCTACGACATGAAGCCGGATCGCGACGATCCGACGGCCGTCGGGACAAAGGAAATGACGGACGCGATCATCGCGCGGCTGTAG